The Pseudomonas eucalypticola genome has a window encoding:
- a CDS encoding imm11 family protein, translated as MSAVKKYDFYFSDGPNFISPRLHALMLESKVSGVQFFDADVYIGGVLQEGYKVINITSKMSAFDSEKSKSKPLLSYLPEGPRTYTDIFPKQDLTPDRDIFRATEAFTTILVVDRVKELIERNRVLGVKVVSEISTGEL; from the coding sequence GTGAGCGCTGTTAAAAAGTATGACTTCTATTTTAGCGATGGTCCGAATTTTATCAGCCCAAGGCTCCACGCGTTAATGTTGGAGTCAAAGGTTTCTGGAGTTCAGTTTTTTGATGCGGACGTGTATATCGGAGGGGTGTTACAAGAAGGTTATAAAGTTATAAATATTACCAGTAAGATGTCTGCATTCGATTCGGAGAAATCGAAGAGTAAGCCGCTATTAAGTTATTTGCCGGAGGGTCCAAGGACGTACACAGATATATTTCCAAAGCAGGACTTGACACCCGATAGAGATATATTTCGTGCTACAGAGGCCTTTACCACTATTTTAGTCGTCGACCGTGTTAAGGAGTTGATTGAAAGGAATAGGGTTTTAGGAGTGAAGGTCGTCTCGGAAATATCCACTGGCGAACTTTAA
- a CDS encoding imm11 family protein gives MKLLGIKSLVSNVGALISLRDVKGRLSKFFIWNEIDGGFLKFTVPRGEAQAGITPRRLQVVDYLETDIGIPVFSRKAKDRLLEVAPGEVEFYECVVVCKGEEYSFFLGKILKYLPLIDEQRSTFRLLAEGERLLDDAVYKDGTIAEFYMARDREFCERLVVSSQFVELCKQGGLEVGFSKP, from the coding sequence ATGAAACTGTTGGGAATTAAAAGTCTAGTGTCCAACGTGGGAGCATTGATCTCGCTGCGTGATGTTAAAGGCAGGTTGTCAAAGTTCTTTATATGGAATGAAATTGATGGGGGGTTTCTGAAATTCACAGTCCCTCGAGGTGAGGCTCAAGCGGGTATCACACCCCGTCGACTTCAAGTAGTGGACTACTTGGAAACAGATATTGGTATACCAGTTTTTTCACGGAAAGCAAAAGATAGGCTTCTTGAAGTGGCGCCTGGTGAGGTGGAGTTTTATGAGTGTGTAGTGGTTTGCAAAGGCGAGGAATACTCATTTTTTCTTGGTAAGATTTTAAAATACCTACCCCTGATAGATGAACAGCGCTCAACCTTTAGGTTGTTGGCCGAAGGTGAAAGGTTGCTTGATGACGCGGTTTATAAGGATGGTACGATTGCGGAGTTTTATATGGCAAGAGACCGGGAGTTTTGTGAGCGTCTGGTAGTGTCATCTCAGTTTGTTGAGTTGTGCAAGCAAGGTGGCCTTGAGGTAGGGTTCTCAAAGCCCTGA
- a CDS encoding type II toxin-antitoxin system ParD family antitoxin, producing the protein MATVRKTITLTDAQDSWIKAQIDSGLYTNDSECIRDLIRREQEHRHSLEAIRAALIAGENSGEPRPFDVEAFKQGMMSRHA; encoded by the coding sequence ATGGCCACCGTACGCAAAACCATCACCCTGACAGACGCGCAAGACAGTTGGATAAAAGCTCAGATTGATTCGGGGTTGTATACCAACGACAGTGAATGCATTCGCGACCTGATTCGTCGAGAACAAGAGCATCGCCACAGTCTCGAAGCCATCCGCGCCGCTTTGATTGCCGGCGAGAATAGCGGTGAGCCACGTCCTTTTGATGTCGAAGCGTTCAAGCAGGGAATGATGAGCAGGCATGCCTGA
- a CDS encoding DUF4303 domain-containing protein produces MDWSELQSRIYHFAKKAFAELHDKCPNEEFYAFALYTDSSAMGIGPSANSIERLNEKIQSELEGEDETPENAAYYKWASSEWAYEAVGGEFFKGINKDLSESAERADFKAFKDKVLQAMTDALDDMVKERFFDSLCKKAGKAVVFVSMTDDDESENIENASARAINPQAIYEAFLGRYDVVNEPQERQDVR; encoded by the coding sequence ATGGATTGGTCTGAATTGCAAAGTCGTATTTATCATTTCGCTAAGAAGGCTTTTGCGGAGTTGCATGATAAATGCCCCAATGAAGAGTTTTACGCATTTGCACTTTATACTGATAGTAGTGCAATGGGCATCGGTCCATCTGCTAACTCTATCGAGCGGTTAAACGAAAAGATCCAGTCGGAGCTCGAAGGCGAAGACGAAACCCCGGAGAATGCGGCCTATTACAAATGGGCCTCTTCCGAATGGGCTTATGAAGCGGTAGGTGGTGAGTTTTTTAAAGGTATTAATAAAGATCTAAGTGAGAGTGCTGAAAGAGCTGACTTCAAGGCATTCAAAGATAAAGTTTTGCAGGCTATGACTGATGCGCTGGATGATATGGTCAAGGAGCGTTTTTTTGATAGTCTCTGTAAAAAAGCTGGCAAGGCAGTTGTATTTGTTTCCATGACAGATGATGATGAGTCAGAAAATATCGAGAATGCGTCGGCGAGGGCAATAAATCCTCAAGCTATATATGAGGCTTTTCTTGGTAGGTATGACGTCGTGAACGAGCCCCAGGAAAGACAGGATGTAAGATAA
- the gabT gene encoding 4-aminobutyrate--2-oxoglutarate transaminase, with protein sequence MSKTNESLMQRRQAAVPRGVGQIHPIFADSAKNATVTDVEGREFIDFAGGIAVLNTGHVHPKVIAAVEAQLHKLTHTCFQVLAYEPYVEVCEKINARVPGDFDKKTLLVTTGSEAVENAVKIARAATGRAGVIAFTGAYHGRTMMTLGLTGKVVPYSAGMGLMPGGVFRALYPNELHGVSVDDSIASIERVFKNDAEPRDIAAIIIEPVQGEGGFYVAPKEFMKRLRALCDQHGILLIADEVQTGAGRTGTFFAMEQMGVAPDLTTFAKSIAGGFPLAGVCGKAEYMDAIAPGGLGGTYAGSPIACAAALAVMEVFEEEHLLDRSKAVGERLVAGLREIQAKHPIIGDVRALGAMIAVEVFEGADNHKPNAAAVASVVAKARDKGLILLSCGTYGNVLRILVPLTSPDEQLDKGLAIIEECFAELA encoded by the coding sequence ATGAGCAAGACTAACGAATCCTTGATGCAACGCCGCCAGGCAGCCGTCCCACGTGGCGTTGGTCAAATTCACCCGATCTTCGCCGATTCGGCGAAGAACGCTACCGTTACCGACGTTGAAGGTCGCGAGTTCATCGACTTCGCAGGCGGTATCGCGGTACTGAACACCGGCCACGTGCACCCGAAGGTCATCGCCGCCGTCGAAGCTCAATTGCACAAGCTGACTCACACCTGCTTCCAGGTGCTGGCCTACGAGCCGTACGTTGAAGTGTGCGAGAAAATCAACGCACGTGTACCAGGCGACTTCGACAAGAAAACCCTGCTGGTCACCACCGGTTCCGAAGCCGTTGAAAACGCCGTGAAGATCGCCCGTGCCGCCACTGGCCGCGCTGGCGTCATCGCCTTCACCGGTGCCTACCACGGCCGTACCATGATGACCCTGGGCCTGACCGGCAAGGTCGTTCCGTACTCGGCCGGCATGGGCCTGATGCCAGGTGGCGTGTTCCGCGCCCTGTACCCGAACGAACTGCACGGCGTGAGCGTCGACGATTCCATCGCCAGCATCGAGCGCGTGTTCAAGAACGATGCCGAGCCGCGTGACATCGCTGCCATCATCATCGAGCCGGTTCAGGGTGAAGGCGGTTTCTACGTCGCGCCAAAAGAATTCATGAAGCGCCTGCGCGCCCTGTGCGACCAGCACGGCATCCTGCTGATCGCTGACGAAGTGCAGACGGGCGCCGGCCGTACCGGTACCTTCTTCGCCATGGAACAGATGGGCGTTGCCCCTGACCTGACCACCTTCGCCAAATCCATCGCTGGCGGTTTCCCGCTGGCCGGTGTGTGCGGCAAGGCCGAGTACATGGATGCCATCGCTCCAGGTGGCCTGGGCGGCACCTACGCCGGTAGCCCGATCGCCTGCGCCGCGGCCCTGGCCGTGATGGAAGTGTTCGAGGAAGAGCACCTGCTGGACCGCAGCAAGGCCGTGGGCGAGCGCCTGGTGGCTGGCCTGCGCGAGATCCAGGCCAAGCACCCGATCATCGGTGACGTGCGTGCCCTGGGCGCCATGATCGCGGTTGAAGTGTTCGAAGGCGCCGACAACCACAAGCCGAACGCCGCTGCCGTGGCTTCGGTGGTTGCCAAGGCGCGCGACAAGGGCCTGATCCTGCTGTCGTGCGGTACCTACGGCAACGTGCTGCGCATCCTGGTTCCGCTGACCTCGCCGGACGAGCAGCTGGACAAGGGCCTGGCCATCATCGAAGAGTGCTTCGCCGAACTGGCGTAA
- a CDS encoding DUF2628 domain-containing protein, whose product MSTTEQLNTPTVSSKWQERFAFFEQHGGPSSPGFKEAFKALPKGKRILININIIAVFFGLIYFFVLGLWKKNLSLIAIVLVTSIGINFAFYAMGHDVPKWLDNGLNIAFGLMYGFTANYAYYLKKVKGSQSWNPFEGMRWI is encoded by the coding sequence ATGAGCACTACCGAGCAACTGAATACCCCTACCGTAAGCTCGAAATGGCAAGAGCGCTTCGCGTTTTTCGAGCAACATGGTGGCCCCAGCAGCCCCGGCTTCAAGGAAGCGTTCAAGGCGCTGCCCAAAGGCAAACGGATATTGATCAATATCAACATCATTGCTGTGTTCTTTGGTCTGATCTATTTCTTTGTACTGGGCCTGTGGAAGAAAAACCTGTCGTTGATTGCTATCGTCCTGGTGACCTCCATTGGTATTAACTTCGCATTCTATGCCATGGGGCATGACGTGCCGAAGTGGCTGGATAATGGGCTTAATATTGCATTCGGGCTGATGTATGGTTTTACTGCCAACTATGCCTATTACCTGAAGAAGGTCAAGGGTTCGCAGAGCTGGAATCCGTTCGAGGGGATGCGCTGGATCTGA
- a CDS encoding ankyrin repeat domain-containing protein → MEFNFGRFSREVLLMTDQIGVFEKNAELFGDIYDFISNDDARQLSILAKANSGLLQIPMFGDSSDAVSLLHHAASIGALEVCKFLVDEGMDVNLIDGAYRTPLVYATGSGKQEVAFWLIERGADINGDCRGITTPLIESARVNDTELARRLIAQGADVNRLQCKFNQTALDTATVYGSEDTAELISRAGGMRAQEPIDLSQERASGILEHLFHNVGPILSNRLALIADDQAIDLRTALVGKGGEFKVLCTIGAYEITPSIEFMICLPHDWPLNDSAVISPLSVSFPAQLLRMLALRRLGGEAIAEGYVVGKQATLELSEIWPADVDAFAAVNYQFKQGAGNLNATGEVTLLMMVPVTYSKTGRPSAVKLDTWIGKQRVASWKKIALRHSM, encoded by the coding sequence ATGGAATTTAACTTTGGACGCTTTAGCCGAGAAGTTTTATTGATGACAGACCAAATAGGTGTTTTTGAGAAAAATGCTGAATTATTTGGCGATATTTATGATTTCATTTCCAATGACGATGCAAGGCAACTAAGCATACTGGCTAAAGCAAATAGTGGCTTGCTACAAATTCCTATGTTTGGTGACTCCAGTGATGCCGTAAGTCTTCTGCATCATGCTGCAAGCATCGGGGCCTTGGAAGTCTGTAAGTTTCTGGTTGATGAGGGAATGGACGTCAATCTCATCGATGGAGCGTATCGGACACCCCTGGTATATGCGACAGGTAGCGGGAAGCAAGAGGTTGCGTTCTGGCTTATTGAGCGGGGAGCCGACATTAACGGAGATTGTCGAGGTATTACTACACCCCTGATAGAAAGCGCGAGAGTCAATGATACTGAGTTGGCGAGACGCTTGATAGCGCAGGGTGCCGACGTCAATCGACTGCAATGCAAGTTTAATCAAACGGCTCTCGATACGGCAACTGTATACGGTAGCGAGGATACAGCCGAGTTAATATCTCGTGCAGGTGGGATGCGGGCACAGGAGCCTATTGACCTGTCACAGGAGCGCGCCTCAGGGATTTTAGAACACCTATTCCATAACGTCGGCCCCATCCTTTCAAATAGGCTGGCGCTTATTGCTGACGATCAGGCGATTGACTTGCGAACGGCTTTGGTAGGGAAAGGCGGAGAGTTTAAAGTACTATGTACTATTGGGGCGTATGAAATTACCCCGTCCATAGAATTTATGATTTGCCTACCTCATGACTGGCCTTTAAATGACAGTGCAGTCATTTCGCCTTTATCCGTATCATTCCCTGCGCAGTTGTTAAGGATGTTGGCCTTGCGGCGCCTGGGAGGGGAAGCCATTGCAGAAGGGTACGTGGTCGGAAAGCAGGCTACTCTCGAATTGAGCGAAATTTGGCCTGCCGATGTTGATGCTTTTGCTGCGGTGAATTACCAGTTCAAACAGGGAGCGGGTAACCTCAATGCTACCGGCGAAGTAACACTTTTAATGATGGTACCTGTGACTTATTCAAAAACAGGGCGGCCTTCTGCGGTCAAGCTCGACACATGGATCGGCAAGCAGCGAGTGGCCAGCTGGAAGAAAATAGCTCTGCGTCATTCCATGTGA
- a CDS encoding DUF7716 domain-containing protein codes for MKKIELRKVMSAVELLQAIIASEGVDEDYCIYVKGDADEISGDTRCALDVCPSIVSDVEQVSEFVRLNDLELFSYGPQFNDVLRNVLNQPGNCSVEDLIRALNYYQDNDDFLDF; via the coding sequence ATGAAAAAAATTGAGCTAAGAAAAGTAATGAGTGCTGTCGAACTCTTGCAAGCGATAATCGCCAGTGAGGGTGTTGATGAAGATTATTGTATTTATGTCAAGGGGGATGCTGACGAGATATCAGGAGATACTCGTTGTGCATTGGATGTGTGTCCTTCGATTGTCTCGGATGTAGAGCAGGTAAGCGAGTTTGTGCGGTTGAACGATTTGGAATTATTTTCATATGGCCCTCAATTTAATGACGTGTTGAGAAATGTGCTGAATCAGCCTGGCAACTGCTCTGTAGAAGATTTGATTCGAGCGCTAAATTATTACCAGGATAACGACGATTTTTTAGATTTCTAG
- a CDS encoding HNH/ENDO VII family nuclease, with the protein MKDQVLDANTIQKGLNAGKVMTSDGEVGSRDDPRITIEHNKAVVEHWNETGYDSSRPVRNDFYNDTDNMSIRLRSANSSDGAKMLQDGVRYQQDVGLDYN; encoded by the coding sequence GTGAAAGATCAGGTTCTTGATGCAAATACGATTCAAAAGGGGCTGAACGCTGGCAAGGTTATGACAAGCGATGGTGAAGTTGGTTCTCGCGATGATCCGCGAATTACGATTGAGCATAATAAAGCTGTAGTAGAACACTGGAATGAAACGGGGTATGATTCTAGCAGGCCAGTCCGAAACGACTTCTATAATGATACAGACAATATGAGCATTCGCCTGCGGTCTGCCAATAGCTCTGATGGGGCGAAGATGCTTCAGGATGGAGTTCGATATCAACAGGATGTTGGTCTGGATTATAATTAG
- the gabD gene encoding NADP-dependent succinate-semialdehyde dehydrogenase produces MQLKDAQLFRQKAYLNGVWADADNGQTIKVTNPATGETLGTVPKMGAAETRRAIEAADKALPAWRALTAKERSGKLRRWFELMIENQDDLARLMTLEQGKPLAEAKGEIAYAASFIEWFAEEAKRVYGDTIPGHQPDKRLIVIKQPIGVTAAITPWNFPAAMITRKAGPALAAGCTMVLKPASQTPYSALALAELAERAGIPQGVFSVVTGSAGDIGSELTGNPIVRKLSFTGSTEIGRQLMSECAKDIKKVSLELGGNAPFIVFDDADLDKAVEGAIISKYRNNGQTCVCANRIYVQDGVYDAFAEKLKAAVNKLKIGNGLEEGTTTGPLIDEKAVAKVKEHIADALSKGATVLTGGNAMEGNFFEPTVLVNVPKNAAVAKEETFGPLAPLFRFTDEAEVIAMSNDTEFGLASYFYARDLSRVFRVAEALEYGMVGINTGLISNEVAPFGGIKASGLGREGSKYGIEDYLEIKYLCLSI; encoded by the coding sequence ATGCAGCTTAAAGACGCTCAGTTGTTCCGCCAGAAAGCCTACCTCAACGGTGTATGGGCTGACGCGGACAACGGCCAGACCATCAAGGTCACCAACCCGGCCACGGGTGAAACCCTGGGTACCGTGCCAAAGATGGGCGCCGCTGAAACCCGCCGTGCCATCGAAGCCGCCGACAAGGCCCTGCCGGCCTGGCGCGCCCTGACCGCCAAAGAGCGTTCGGGCAAGCTGCGCCGCTGGTTCGAGCTGATGATCGAGAACCAGGACGACCTCGCTCGCCTGATGACCCTGGAGCAGGGCAAGCCATTGGCCGAAGCCAAGGGCGAAATCGCCTACGCGGCTTCCTTCATCGAATGGTTCGCTGAAGAAGCCAAGCGCGTGTACGGCGACACCATCCCGGGCCACCAGCCGGACAAGCGCCTGATCGTGATCAAGCAGCCAATCGGCGTGACCGCGGCCATTACCCCGTGGAACTTTCCGGCGGCGATGATCACCCGTAAAGCCGGCCCGGCCCTGGCCGCTGGCTGCACCATGGTGCTCAAGCCTGCTTCGCAGACCCCGTATTCCGCCCTGGCCCTGGCCGAACTGGCCGAGCGCGCCGGCATCCCGCAAGGCGTTTTCAGCGTGGTTACCGGTAGCGCCGGCGACATCGGCAGCGAGCTGACCGGCAACCCGATCGTGCGCAAACTGTCCTTCACGGGTTCCACCGAGATCGGCCGTCAGCTGATGTCCGAATGCGCCAAGGACATCAAGAAAGTGTCCCTGGAGCTGGGTGGCAACGCCCCCTTCATCGTGTTCGATGACGCTGACCTGGACAAGGCTGTCGAAGGCGCGATCATCTCCAAGTACCGCAACAACGGCCAGACTTGCGTCTGCGCCAACCGCATCTACGTGCAGGACGGCGTCTACGACGCGTTCGCCGAGAAACTGAAAGCCGCGGTGAACAAGCTGAAGATCGGCAACGGTCTGGAAGAAGGCACCACTACCGGCCCGCTGATCGACGAAAAAGCCGTGGCCAAGGTCAAGGAACACATCGCCGATGCCCTGAGCAAAGGCGCTACCGTGCTGACCGGCGGCAACGCCATGGAAGGCAACTTCTTCGAGCCGACCGTGCTGGTCAACGTGCCGAAGAACGCTGCCGTGGCCAAGGAAGAAACCTTCGGCCCACTGGCACCGCTGTTCCGCTTCACCGATGAAGCCGAAGTGATCGCCATGTCCAACGACACCGAGTTCGGGCTGGCGTCGTACTTCTACGCCCGCGACCTGAGCCGCGTGTTCCGCGTGGCTGAAGCGCTGGAGTACGGCATGGTGGGTATCAACACCGGCCTGATCTCCAACGAAGTGGCGCCGTTCGGTGGCATCAAGGCGTCGGGCCTGGGCCGTGAAGGCTCCAAGTACGGCATCGAAGACTACCTGGAAATCAAATACCTCTGCCTGTCCATCTGA
- a CDS encoding type II toxin-antitoxin system RelE/ParE family toxin — translation MPEYRLTPAAISDLEDIWRYTAQRWSAEQANTYVDLLARAFGDVAACPSMARVCDEIREGYRRINVEHHTIYLKVQNYGVAIVRILHKAMDAPRHL, via the coding sequence ATGCCTGAATATCGCCTTACGCCAGCGGCTATTTCCGACCTCGAGGATATTTGGCGCTACACCGCGCAAAGGTGGAGCGCAGAGCAGGCAAATACGTACGTAGATCTCCTGGCCCGTGCATTTGGTGATGTGGCAGCCTGCCCATCAATGGCCAGAGTGTGCGATGAGATCAGGGAAGGCTACCGTCGTATCAATGTCGAGCACCATACGATCTACCTCAAGGTACAGAACTACGGTGTTGCCATTGTGCGTATCCTGCACAAAGCAATGGATGCCCCCCGTCACCTCTGA
- a CDS encoding NTF2 fold immunity protein codes for MSHLGQGPEAVLNRFLTQMAEWENSFYASQMELIEGGQPTAVCDAEYKHRLASILSACSLEDTKSWARLDGMGCTRPSMYDPDRDLLEVVGPVGKSWVATVKQAGGLRAVFRFELVETSGGWRIKKKETFRDDKWHKSTL; via the coding sequence ATGAGTCATTTAGGTCAAGGGCCAGAAGCAGTCCTTAATCGATTTCTGACACAGATGGCGGAATGGGAAAATTCATTTTATGCATCCCAGATGGAATTGATTGAGGGTGGCCAGCCCACGGCAGTTTGCGATGCCGAATACAAGCACCGTCTAGCATCAATTTTGAGCGCTTGTTCATTGGAGGACACTAAAAGCTGGGCCCGGCTGGATGGAATGGGCTGCACCAGGCCCAGTATGTACGACCCTGATAGAGACCTGCTGGAAGTAGTGGGGCCAGTAGGCAAGTCTTGGGTCGCCACCGTTAAGCAAGCCGGGGGACTACGTGCAGTGTTCCGTTTTGAGCTCGTTGAAACAAGTGGCGGGTGGCGTATCAAGAAAAAGGAAACTTTCAGGGATGACAAATGGCATAAGTCAACCCTTTGA
- a CDS encoding YrhA family protein has protein sequence MDFLQRHNGVAGNGVFVYSSQKTLLPDGSGYNNGFIEVNLGYRDLDWMKNFLVLGDSDQDVYVLDLDLKVYQVRDRQAFDNIFETFNGFDELLVWVYQFILGGVDE, from the coding sequence GTGGATTTTTTGCAGCGCCATAATGGAGTCGCTGGTAATGGCGTATTTGTTTATTCATCTCAAAAGACCTTGCTGCCTGATGGAAGCGGCTACAACAACGGATTCATTGAAGTGAATCTTGGGTATCGTGACTTGGATTGGATGAAAAATTTTCTTGTTCTTGGAGATAGTGATCAAGATGTATATGTTCTGGATTTGGATCTAAAGGTTTATCAGGTTCGAGATAGGCAAGCATTTGATAATATCTTTGAGACTTTCAATGGTTTCGATGAGTTGCTTGTTTGGGTTTATCAATTTATTTTGGGGGGTGTGGATGAGTAG
- a CDS encoding DUF3053 family protein: MNVSFRPHWLLALALPLALIACGNSEPDQRAAFKQFLQTRIIDKPGVHVPQPTGDESKAFGDYAGQYAVITDFNNEMSASIKPFGGLAQKAAVRSLNDVIAHRDDLKTVQSGLNDMGQQLKASKAKADAAHAQLKQPDDLKAVYDQAYDRTVSVPSNTFLEVLPQIDSAMDSTLKVADYVDAHKAQIEMNDPIVKVQDPKVQAELNTLLQDLNTQAKSVQQAQTRLQAVMLGR, from the coding sequence ATGAACGTCTCGTTTCGCCCTCATTGGCTACTCGCCCTTGCGCTCCCCCTAGCCCTTATCGCGTGCGGTAACAGCGAGCCTGACCAGCGTGCCGCTTTCAAACAGTTCCTGCAAACCCGCATCATCGACAAACCGGGCGTTCATGTTCCGCAGCCAACCGGGGACGAGTCCAAGGCATTTGGCGATTACGCGGGGCAGTATGCTGTGATTACTGATTTCAACAATGAAATGAGCGCCAGCATCAAGCCGTTTGGCGGCCTCGCGCAGAAGGCAGCAGTACGCTCGTTGAATGACGTGATCGCACATCGCGACGATCTAAAGACAGTGCAAAGCGGCCTGAATGACATGGGGCAGCAGCTCAAAGCGTCGAAGGCCAAGGCCGATGCTGCCCACGCCCAGCTCAAGCAGCCAGACGACTTGAAGGCGGTTTATGACCAGGCCTATGACCGCACCGTGAGCGTGCCGTCCAATACCTTTTTGGAGGTGTTGCCGCAAATCGATAGCGCCATGGATAGTACGCTGAAAGTGGCTGATTACGTTGACGCCCACAAGGCGCAGATCGAAATGAACGACCCCATCGTCAAAGTGCAAGACCCGAAGGTGCAGGCAGAGTTGAACACGTTGCTTCAAGACCTGAACACCCAGGCCAAAAGCGTTCAGCAAGCTCAGACGCGCCTGCAAGCGGTGATGCTCGGGCGCTGA
- a CDS encoding DUF3142 domain-containing protein: MLRLVPQLALIALLTVVQACSRPPVVLPNDAYIWQRQWTPALVSAVQSNADIITHWRVLAAQADANGQWQITAPDWAVLTGAGRPVIAVVRIDGQLAHFDEKLLSQQVASVMQTWRASGIPLAGIEIDHDCATARLPAYAHWLATLRTTLHGNERLSITALPTWLNSAALDSLLGQVDEAVLQVHAVQNPRVGLFDPKAACTWLDAFAAHMHNPWRVALPAYGSRVAWDRDARVVSIESERSMLVTGMEAHELMADPQNLQDFTRQLSADPPKGLAGIVWFRLPTEQDTRAWSPSTWRAVLTNSPIDPVISAQLRGTGDVQLFDLVLTNTGVGDGLPPTTVKVSGRCAAADGINGYFMERTADGLLFQAREPGLLRPGRQRPIGWLRCEQGKESLHVES, encoded by the coding sequence ATGTTAAGACTTGTCCCCCAATTGGCGCTGATAGCGCTGCTGACTGTCGTCCAAGCCTGCTCCCGTCCCCCGGTCGTCCTGCCCAACGACGCCTACATCTGGCAACGCCAGTGGACCCCAGCACTGGTGTCCGCCGTGCAGTCCAACGCCGACATCATCACCCACTGGCGCGTCCTGGCCGCCCAGGCCGATGCCAACGGCCAATGGCAGATCACGGCGCCTGACTGGGCTGTACTCACGGGCGCCGGAAGGCCGGTAATTGCTGTCGTCCGTATTGACGGCCAACTTGCGCACTTCGATGAAAAGCTCCTGTCGCAACAGGTAGCTTCGGTCATGCAAACCTGGCGAGCCAGCGGCATCCCCCTGGCCGGCATCGAAATCGACCACGACTGCGCCACCGCCAGGTTACCCGCGTATGCCCATTGGCTGGCCACCCTGCGCACCACCCTTCACGGCAACGAACGGCTTTCGATCACCGCATTGCCCACCTGGCTCAACAGCGCTGCGCTAGACAGCCTCCTGGGCCAGGTCGACGAAGCTGTGCTGCAAGTTCACGCCGTACAGAACCCCCGGGTAGGGCTGTTCGACCCCAAGGCCGCCTGTACCTGGCTCGACGCCTTCGCCGCCCATATGCACAACCCCTGGCGCGTCGCGCTGCCTGCCTACGGCAGCCGCGTGGCCTGGGACCGTGACGCTCGCGTGGTCAGCATCGAAAGCGAGCGCTCGATGCTGGTCACCGGCATGGAGGCCCACGAGCTGATGGCCGACCCACAAAACCTCCAGGACTTCACCCGCCAGCTGTCAGCCGATCCGCCCAAAGGGTTGGCGGGCATTGTCTGGTTTCGCCTGCCCACCGAGCAGGACACCCGCGCCTGGAGCCCGTCGACGTGGCGCGCGGTATTGACGAATTCGCCCATCGATCCGGTCATCTCCGCGCAATTGCGCGGCACCGGGGACGTGCAACTGTTCGACCTGGTACTGACCAATACCGGCGTGGGTGATGGCTTGCCTCCCACCACAGTAAAGGTGTCCGGGCGCTGCGCGGCGGCAGACGGTATCAATGGTTATTTCATGGAGCGCACGGCCGATGGCTTGTTGTTCCAGGCGCGCGAACCCGGGCTGCTTCGGCCCGGCAGGCAGCGCCCCATCGGTTGGCTTCGTTGTGAACAAGGAAAGGAATCGCTGCATGTGGAATCGTAA